Proteins encoded in a region of the Drosophila sechellia strain sech25 chromosome 2L, ASM438219v1, whole genome shotgun sequence genome:
- the LOC6611627 gene encoding piezo-type mechanosensitive ion channel component isoform X7: MVFSYACMVLQRIVVPAVLVLAALMRPVGISFVYLLMFFVSPFVPLATRRNFKGSVTAFFIILLTLSTLVLLGHITLQILAVSLTLPIYNCSFSERLLRHIGFVSFIDLQPFAIIEWLVPEVLVFATSLGSYLTVKRVASQPVGAEQLENGEVVDGQAENAQTSSQPSGADANGGDVQQATVTTPLQQQQQQLRKRVSMISQHIHFEGLVKISPLFCLATLFFAAVLRPSVPGGFYFLIFLLAGTYWATCQTLQRGFALLLRCVMVVLVLHSLSIVSYQTPWMQSHLNHTTLTARLIGLEPLIESYCSPDIRVFLYNNKLSLDSYLNPFALFFAYFALALTTKHLIKPRLEPKPATAFGQQLDCNSSSINNTTTGNKVNRQLSLLTSQTSRGRRDGSNPGGGGATITTTTTTTNATSSTAIRNQRLSVSLRRDQRATLNEPTETTPLVRQSTRKAGKAQPLESGSSVAPSVTQRGNDIQLDSMEQRSEQENTTTSILDQISYGFVSVGGFIYQNSYIFTNILMMAWSIVYHSWLTFVLLLWANVLWMIPNQRKAMMRSSPFIVLYAEALLIAQYIYGMDLNNEELPTSVPTAGINLQQIGFERPIENQMRPCVPLIVKTAFVLMFWVTSRQFFKEKRDRRRDSTLADIIAPLQITVGSAGSSYLINDGKKTSKFLKKAGDVIKNLLVRLWIWLLVLVIFLCAITGENMTGFRICYMALFLFFLLVFQSSSKAWVKIMYGFWLFLIFYAMSILILIYTYQFDKFDKYWSDYLNVSATLQKDIGLKRYQTKDLFLHLVSPTIIVILTVIQVHYFHKRFIASLQQQPLAGGSAHQKPTETTALEPAPSKRRGSAGSLRRSQGPSAEAAPGATTDFETSVRDLVRISFRKIKNKSEYIFKNFKDVFWRFLELHIMKAVYIAAFVCSVSEVCVLHIIFVGFCVLGATSRKAVQVVISRLISFIVTVIVLSKMIYQIEYLSHSQHNVVCSDNRTANNAEWIGLTKADKVTGGLMSLLRTYIIYMVIATMHAVISLRQLQMRVKIGALNAPPTKLLFPNIIRADAEKDLVGLVKYLLNFGFYKFGIEISLIALVSTITYRQDIVAVVYALWLVVLLLLRRSQCAKIWGVFQAFFAISILTQYIVLVGLPPSSCLVFPWDEGPFGEGIQRWTMLPGALHFNHVPKLIFDFIVLVILNRQKSIFCIEQRYASNDDYPGGSNRSVIADIAQLGRVPFDNPTHDFCSYIRNYSDILKNGVLCGFYWFTLAVVFLAGTNIADLLALGYLIGAFIFLWQGSDFYLRPIHTIIFRWKWLLAFNVANILIKTSFQMAGCLFMTQLTKDCCWLVHMLGITCTSNVLTEQIMLPEEAELALKPGECPKITHQVVLLWDTICFAFIIFQLRIFKSHYFCHIITDTKANNILASRGADIIESLRHKQIAHRHDHEKQVLHKIKRKMERIRATQQKMLRPLDKQTHFDEHGYPLPAPTVRRRKEIKLHPHATRAGDYYMFEEMDDKFELDLIHDEIDFLEEENITESEMKMQRRKTLYDLLPASGLTRYIYLNPQKSKDAPPGEFPSTSKGISKERDAATASSSASPAPTRDVGDLPVIPPPSTGLGREQTSKETSDSKSKMEVDSGEVTAKDSDEDFDTNPIIRLLEGFLVTLTIRLNRFSRNYRFVNRILAGEKKTLKESSSLNRLGLSSAAAMFHFLKSNLERKQSINSSPPAKGTMLSRKSDCGLPEIRIKAPSVERGAHYYHNHHSGGGSGSLSKHWSYEQVDSAGEFNLEEENFAQRDHHIIVEVLISSWYALLANTDLICYIVVFINQVVNASLISLPLPIMVFLWGTLSLPRPTKTFWVTLIAYTQAIVLIKCIFQFKLIWSNYHQLPNQPLTPAKIFGVENKAHYAIYDLILLLVLFLHRYLLKSQGLWKSGYKDTDNQFTKPTASIDERDDSDNLSQPDSRQLNDDAAQKLSLQVSQASLPGSPEFSKTGINQLERTKYTSSLYKFFFSLVHKSRLATDVYALMFLCDFVNFFVLLFGFTAFGTQQTESDEGVQTYLAENKVPIPFLIMLLVQFLLIVIDRALYLRKALVNKIIFHFFSVIGIHIWMFFVVPAVTERTFNSLAPPIIFYVIKCFYMLLSSYQIKSGYPKRILGNFFTKGFSMVNMIAFKVYMQIPFLYELRTILDWVCIDSTMTIFDWLKMEDIFSNIYLIRCTRQSETDFPAMRAQKKASLSKLIMGGTVVLLIVICIWGPLCLFALGNAVGTSNVPFHVSLSIRIGPYDPIYTTNNYDSIFEINPEMYSQMTNAYIKEKQALTFIAGYDATDVAAVRLAGNSPSLWNIAPPDRQRLLNDLRNNHTLKARFSYSLTRKAPAKGLKENVGDEHAISLDESFEGRAALIHMLSETHDVEPIHSNGTTNGTTPEVEEVVVIPGMIPKFIKVLNSGDAAVVSVLSPKHYDYRPLVIKMHRDNETNGLWWEIRDYCNDTFYNETLSKFAYNNCTSGIVMYTFNDKKFPSTFSFLTAGGIIGLYTTFVLLASRFMKSFIGGQNRKIMFEDLPYVDRVLQLCLDIYLVREALEFALEEDLFAKLLFLYRSPETLIKWTRPKEEYVDDDGDTDSIPSRMSVRRPEQLQPQQPQ, translated from the exons ATGGTCTTCAGCTATGCGTGCATGGTGCTCCAGCGCATCGTGGTGCCAGCGGTCCTGGTACTCG CTGCCCTGATGCGACCAGTGGGCATATCCTTTGTGTACCTTCTGATGTTCTTTGTGTCGCCCTTCGTTCCGCTGGCCACGCGACGCAACTTCAAAGGATCTGTGACTGCCTTCTTCATCATCCTGCTGACGCTGAGCACGCTGGTCCTCTTGGGTCACATAACGCTCCAGATTCTGGCGGTCAGCCTCACGTTGCCCATCTACAACTGCTCGTTCAGTGAGCGTCTGCTGCGTCACATTGGCTTCGTGAGCTTTATTGATCTACA gcCCTTTGCCATCATCGAATGGCTGGTGCCTGAGGTGTTGGTTTTCGCCACCTCCCTGGGTTCGTATCTCACGGTGAAGCGAGTGGCCTCTCAGCCCGTCGGCGCCGAGCAGCTGGAGAACGGCGAAGTGGTCGATGGCCAGGCGGAAAATGCCCAGACATCTTCTCAGCCATCTGGCGCAGATGCCAATGGAGGAGATGTGCAACAGGCCACGGTCACCACGCcactgcagcaacagcagcagcagctgaggAAACGAGTGTCCATGATCAGCCAGCACATTCACTTTGAGGGCTTGGTCAAGATCT CTCCTCTGTTCTGCCTGGCCACGCTGTTCTTTGCGGCCGTGCTGCGTCCCTCGGTGCCTGGCGGATTTTACTTTCTCATTTTCCTGCTGGCCGGCACCTACTGGGCAACATGCCAGACGCTGCAACG GGGCTTTGCTTTGTTGCTGCGCTGCGTGATGGTCGTCCTCGTGCTGCACTCCCTGTCCATTGTATCCTACCAGACGCCATGGATGCAGAGCCACCTCAATCATACCACCCTGACAGCCCG GTTGATTGGACTGGAACCGCTTATTGAATCCTACTGCTCGCCGGATATACGAGTCTTTCTGTACAATAATAAGCTATCCCTGGACTCGTACCTCAATCCCTTTGCGTTGTTCTTTGCCTACTTCGCACTGGCCCTGACCACCAAGCATCTCATTAAGCCACGG CTGGAGCCCAAACCCGCCACCGCATTTGGGCAGCAACTAGATTGCaatagcagcagcatcaacaacaCCACCACCGGCAACAAGGTCAACCGCCAGCTATCGCTGCTCACCTCGCAGACATCGCGGGGTCGTCGGGATGGGTCGAATCCTGGCGGAGGTGGAGCGACCATTACCACCACCACGACCACCACCAACGCCACCTCCTCCACTGCAATCCGCAATCAGCGCTTGAGT GTTTCTTTGCGCCGAGATCAGCGTGCAACGTTGAATGAACCGACTGAGACGACGCCT TTGGTGCGCCAAAGCACGCGAAAGGCTGGAAAGGCCCAACCGCTGGAAAGTGGATCCTCGGTGGCGCCCAGTGTCACTCAGCGGGGCAATGACATTCAGCTGGACTCGATGGAGCAGCGATCGGAGCAGGAGAACACCACCACATCCATACTGGATCAAATATCGTATGGATTCGTCAGCGTGGGAGGATTCATATATCAGAACAGCTATATATTCACAAACATTCTTATGATG GCCTGGTCCATAGTGTATCACAGTTGGCTGACTTTTGTCCTGTTGCTGTGGGCCAACGTGCTATGGATGATTCCCAACCAGAGGAAGGCCATGATGCGGTCCAGTCCCTTTATAGTGTTGTATGCTGAGGCCCTGTTGATTGCCCAATACATATACGGCATGGATCTCAACAACGAAGAGCTGCCCACGAGCGTTCCC ACTGCGGGCATTAACCTGCAACAAATTGGCTTCGAACGACCCATCGAGAACCAAATGCGTCCATGTGTGCCGCTGATCGTGAAGACAGCGTTTGTGCTAATGTTTTGGGTGACGTCCCGACAGTTCTTCAAGGAGAAGCGCGATCGCCGAAGAGACAGCACTCTGGCGGACATCATTGCCCCACTGCAGATCACTGTGGGATCGGCTGGCTCCAGCTACCTCATCAACGATGGCAAGAAGACCTCAAAGTTCCTAAAAAAGGCCGGCGATGTGATCAAGAATCTACTGGTGCGCCTGTGGATCTGGCTACTCGTGCTGGttatcttcctttgcgccatCACTGGCGAGAACATGACCGGCTTCCGCATCTGCTACATGGCCCTGTTCCTATTCTTCTTGCTAGTTTTTCAATCGTCGTCCAAGGCGTGGGTTAAGATCATGTACGGCTTCTGGCTGTTTCTGATCTTCTATGCCATGTCCATACTTATATTGATTTACACATATCAATTCGACAAGTTCGACAAGTACTGGAGCGACTATCTCAATGTGTCAGCGACTTT GCAAAAGGATATCGGCCTTAAGCGCTATCAGACCAAGGATCTGTTCCTCCATTTGGTATCACCGACGATAATTGTGATCCTGACCGTCATCCAAGTGCACTACTTCCACAAGCGCTTCATCGCATCATTGCAACAGCAGCCGTTGGCTGGCGGATCGGCACATCAGAAACCCACGGAGACAACTGCCTTGGAACCGGCGCCATCGAAGCGACGTGGCAGCGCCGGTTCACTGCGTAGATCCCAGGGTCCATCGGCGGAGGCTGCTCCAGGAGCCACCACCGATTTCGAGACATCTGTACGAGACTTGGTGCGCATATCGTTCCGCAAGATCAAGAACAAGTCGGAGTACATCTTCAAGAACTTCAAGGATGTCTTCTGGCGCTTCCTGGAGCTGCACATCATGAAGGCTGTGTATATCGCAGCCTTCGTGTGCAGTGTCAGCGAAGTCTGCGTACTGCACATTATCTTTGTGGGTTTCTGTGTGCTGGGCGCCACCTCGCGGAAGGCCGTCCAGGTGGTGATCAGCCGCCTCATCTCGTTCATTGTCACCGTCATAGTTCTGTCCAAGATGATCTACCAGATCGAGTACCTGAGTCACTCGCAGCACAACGTGGTTTGT TCTGACAACCGGACTGCCAACAATGCGGAGTGGATTGGCCTCACCAAGGCTGACAAGGTAACCGGCGGACTGATGAGCCTGTTGCGCACCTACATCATCTACATGGTTATTGCGACCATGCACGCAGTGATCAGTTTGCGGCAGCTTCAAATGCGCGTCAAGATCGGAGCACTGAATGCTCCACCCACCAAGCTGCTTTTCCCCAATATTATTCGAGCTGATGCTGAGAAGGATCTGGTGGGACTGGTCAAGTATCTCCTCAACTTTGGCTTCTACAAATTCGGCATTGAGATATCGCTAATCGCGCTGGTCTCCACCATCACATATCGTCAGGATATTGTGGCCGTAGTCTATGCTCTGTGGCTGGTGGTGCTTTTGCTTCTGCGGAGATCGCAGTGCGCCAAAATATGGGGCGTTTTTCAGGCATTCTTTGCCATCTCCATACTGACACAGTATATAGTGCTGGTAGGACTGCCGCCGAGCTCATGCCTGG TGTTTCCCTGGGATGAAGGTCCCTTCGGCGAGGGCATACAACGATGGACGATGCTGCCAGGAGCCCTGCACTTCAACCACGTACCCAAACTGATCTTCGACTTCATTGTCTTGGTCATTCTGAACCGACAGAAGAGTATCTTCTGCATCGAACAGCGTTATGCCAGTAACGACGACTATCCGGGTGGCAGCAATCGCAGTGTGATCGCGGATATTGCTCAGCTAGGTCGCGTTCCCTTCGACAATCCCACCCACGACTTTTGCTCTTACATCCGGAACTACTCGGACATCCTCAAGAACGGAGTGCTGTGCGGCTTCTACTGGTTTACTCTGGCAGTTGTTTTCTTGGCCGGCACCAATATTGCGGATCTGCTGGCACTGGGTTATCTGATCGGAGCTTTTATCTTCCTGTGGCAGGGATCGGATTTCTATCTGCGTCCCATACACACCATCATCTTTCGCTGGAAGTGGCTGCTGGCATTCAATGTTGCCAACATACTCATCAAGACGTCCTTCCAAATGGCCGGCTGTTTGTTCATGACCCAACTGACGAAAGACTGCTGCTGGCTGGTGCACATGCTCGGCATCACCTGTACGAGCAATGTGCTTACAGAGCAAATAATGCTGCCCGAGGAGGCTGAACTGGCGCTTAAGCCAGGCGAATGTCCTAAGATCACCCACCAGGTGGTCCTCCTGTGGGACACGATTTGCTTCGCCTTCATCATCTTCCAGCTGCGCATCTTCAAGTCGCACTACTTCTGTCACATCATAACGGACACCAAAGCAAATAACATCCTGGCCTCAAG AGGAGCCGACATCATTGAGAGTCTACGACATAAGCAGATTGCGCATCGCCACGACCATGAAAAGCAGGTGCTACATAAGATCAAGCGAAAGATGGAGCGCATCCGTGCCACGCAGCAGAAGATGCTGCGCCCCTTGGACAAACAAACCCACTTCGACG aaCATGGTTATCCACTTCCTGCACCAACAGTACGCAGAAGgaaggaaattaaattacatcCACATG CTACCCGTGCTGGTGACTACTATATGTTCGAGGAGATGGACGATAAGTTTGAGCTCGACTTGATACACGACGAGATCGACTTCCTCGAGGAGGAAAACATCACCGAGAGCGAGATGAAGATGCAGCGACGCAAGACCCTCTACGAT CTATTACCAGCCAGTGGTCTAACTCgctatatttatttgaaccCACAGAAGTCGAAGGATGCACCCCCAGGCGAGTTTCCCTCCACCAGCAAGGGTATTTCCAAGGAGCGCGATGCGGCGACGGCTTCCAGTTCGGCTAGTCCAGCGCCCACTAGGGATGTGGGTGATCTGCCCGTGATTCCACCACCCTCGACTGGCCTGGGACGTGAGCAAACCTCCAAGGAGACCTCCGATAGCAAGTCCAAAATGGAAGTGGACAGCGGAGAGGTGACGGCCAAGGATTCGGATGAGGACTTTGATACCAATCCCATTATCAGACTGCTCGAGGGCTTCTTGGTCACGCTGACCATAAGACTGAACCGCTTCTCGCGCAACTATCGCTTTGTGAATCGCATCCTGGCCGGCGAAAAGAAGACCCTGAAG GAGTCCAGTTCGTTGAACCGCCTGGGGCTGTCCAGTGCCGCTGCCATGTTCCACTTCCTCAAGTCCAATCTCGAGAG aAAACAATCAATCAATTCATCGCCGCCAGCCAAGGG CACGATGCTCAGTCGAAAATCGGATTGTGGCCTGCCTGAGATACGTATTAAAGCGCCATCTGTCGAGCGCGGTGCACACTATTACCATAATCACCACAGCGGCGGTGGCTCAGGATCCTTGAGCAAACACTGGTCCTACGAGCAGGTGGACAG CGCGGGCGAATTCAATCTGGAGGAGGAGAACTTCGCCCAGAGAGATCATCATATCATTGTCGAGGTGCTGATCTCCTCGTGGTATGCCCTGTTGGCCAACACGGATCTCATCTGCTACATTGTGGTGTTCATCAATCAG GTGGTCAATGCCAGTCTCATTTCGCTGCCGTTGCCCATTATGGTCTTTTTGTGGGGTACACTGTCTCTGCCGCGTCCCACTAAAACCTTCTGGGTCACTCTGATTGCTTACACCCAGGCCATCGTCCTGATCAAGTGCATCTTCCAGTTTAAGCTGATCTGGTCCAATTACCACCAACTGCCCAATCAGCCGCTGACACCTGCCAAAATATTCGGCGTTGAGAACAAGGCCCACTATGCGATTTATGACCTGATCCTGTTGCTGGTTTTATTCCTGCATCGCTATCTGCTTAAATCACAAGGCCTGTGGAAATCGGGCTACAAGGACACGGACAACCAGTTCACCAAACCCACCGCTAGCAT TGATGAACGCGACGATAGCGACAACCTGTCCCAACCGGACTCCCGCCAGCTAAACGATGATGCTGCTCAGAAGCTGAGTCTTCAAGTGAGCCAGGCTTCTTTGCCAGGATCGCCAGAGTTCAGCAAGACGGGCATCAATCAGCTAGA GCGCACCAAGTACACTTCATCGCTGTACAAATTCTTCTTCAGTTTGGTCCACAAATCCCGTCTAGCCACAGATGTATACGCTCTGATGTTCCTCTGCGATTTTGTGAACTTCTTTGTGCTACTTTTCGGCTTCACGGCATTTGGA ACTCAGCAAACGGAAAGTGATGAAGGTGTACAGACATATCTTGCGGAAAACAAAGTGCCCATACCATTCCTGATTATGCTACTGGTTCAGTTCCTGCTCATCGTCATTGATCGCGCTTTGTATCTGCGCAAAGCCCTGGTGAACAAGATCATCTTCCACTTCTTTTCGGTTATCGGAATACACATCTGGATGTTCTTCGTTGTGCCTGCAGTTACGGAGCGCACATTCAACTCCCTCGCACCTCCAATAATATTCTACGTTATCAAGTGCTTTTACATGCTGCTCAGCTCTTATCAAATCAAATCCGGATACCCCAAGCGCATTCTGGGCAACTTCTTCACCAAGGGATTCTCGATGGTCAATATGATTGCCTTTAAGGTGTACATGCAGATTCCATTCCTGTACGAACTGCGAACCATATTAGATTGGGTGTGCATTGACAGCACCATGACCATTTTCGACTGGCTGAAGATGGAGGACATTTTCTCGAATATATATCTTATACGCTGCACCCGGCAGTCAGAGACTGATTTTCCGGCCATGAGAGCTCAGAAGAAGGCTTCACTTTCCAAGCTAATAATGGGTGGCACCGTCGTCCTGCTGATAGTGATTTGCATTTGGGGACCACTGTGTCTGTTTGCTCTTGGCAACGCGGTGGGCACCTCGAATGTACCCTTCCATGTGTCGCTATCTATACGAATTGGACCCTATGATCCTATCTATACAACGAACAACTACGACAGTATCTTCGAGATCAATCCTGAGATGTACTCTCAGATGACTAACGCATACATAAAGGAGAAACAGGCTTTGACGTTTATTGCCGGCTATGATGCAACGGATGTAGCTGCGGTTAGACTAGCTGGCAATTCACCATCTCTATGGAACATAGCACCGCCGGATAGGCAGCGACTACTAAATGATTTAAGAAACA ATCACACACTGAAAGCCCGGTTTTCCTATTCCCTCACCCGAAAGGCTCCTGCGAAGGGGCTAAAGGAAAATGTGGGCGACGAGCATGCCATATCGCTGGACGAGTCTTTTGAGGGACGAGCAGCACTCATTCATATGCTAAGCGAAACCCACGATGTGGAGCCAATTCACAGCAATGGCACCACAAATGGTACCACTCCGGAAGTTGAAGAAGTGGTGGTGATACCCGGTATGATACCCAAGTTTATCAAGGTTCTCAATTCGGGCGACGCTGCGGTGGTAAGTGTTTTGAGCCCAAAACACTACGACTACCGACCGTTGGTTATCAAAATGCATCGAGATAACGAGACCAATGGGTTATGGTGGGAGATTCGGGACTATTGCAACGACACCTTTTACAACGAAACTCTATCGAAGTTTGCATACAACAACTGCACTTCGGGAATTGTGATGTACACGTTCAACGATAAAAAGTTCCCATCCACATTCAGCTTCCTCACAGCGGGAGG CATAATTGGTCTGTACACCACCTTTGTGTTATTGGCCTCGCGCTTTATGAAGTCCTTCATTGGCGGGCAAAACAGAAAGATCATGTTTGAGGATCTGCCCTATGTTGATAGAGTGCTGCAGCTCTGTCTGGACATTTATCTG GTTCGGGAGGCATTGGAATTCGCTTTGGAAGAGGACCTGTTTGCCAAATTACTCTTCCTATACCGATCGCCCGAAACGCTTATCAAGTGGACCCGTCCCAAGGAGGAGTATGTGGACGATGATGGCGACACCGACTCGATTCCCAGTCGGATGAGCGTGCGCCGGCCGGAGCAACTGCAGCCACAGCAACCGCAATAA